ttattaactatcaccattcaccaccatcatcctcaatcataatcgtCATAACTACCAATCACTACTAACTACTAGCATGAACtaccatcatcaaccaaaactaccaccaacCACCGCCTCTAGTCGGCATTCACCGGTTAGCCATTACCACCaacaactatcatattttaaaaaattatatattttattgatacaatattagattagttagtatttcatttgaattttatgttgtttatttttcaaataaagataaattttatgcattcagatgttaaaaatcaaatagTCTTAATTTTTAGTATTCATATCTTAATATACATCTTAATATATTCATACGTGTATTCAGATTCGAATGTCttgatcttaatacacatcttgatattcagatgtgtattcagattcaggcgtcttaatcttaaaaaaacaaATGAGGTAGTCAACTTATGAGAAATCAAAATTAATTACTCTTTTCCGCTAAAAAAACTTTTTAGAGGTATTTTGGGGCATCTAATGTATTATTTAGCCCAAGGGTATTTTAGGGCATTTGATATTTATATCAACCCAAATAATATTTATACCAATAAATCAACCCAAATAATATTTATATACCAACATATATTGTTCGTTACCTAATATACAGTATTCCCATATACATATTCAGGGCCGGCCCAAGGGTAAAGCTGCTAAAGCAGCTACTTTGGGCCTCATAATTTTTGGGGCCCCAAATTTTCCTAATAGCtttatattaatttatttttagaagaaTATTTAGTGTTTTAAATGAGAAAGTACAAATTTTCATAGTAGTTAAGTAAGATTAGATTGTTGATCATAAAttaagattttttttatatattgggAATCATTTTCTAGATCATAAATTGAGAAAGAATTTGATTGttaattcataattcaaaaaaaaggtTGAAACTTTAATACAATCTCAAAATATGCCGTTGATAAATTTTTAGCGAACAATAAAAACCTTAAATTAGAAAGTAAATCTCAAGAGAAATTAAATGAGttagaaaaaataattaataactCAGCATAAGAAAAGCTAgaaatatagaatttaaatgaAATTACATAGGCCTTTCATTGAAATTTCGCTTTAGGCCTTTACGTTTATTGAGCCGCCCCTGTACATATTATTATGTAAAATAATTCAATTTTGGAAATTGTCACCTATTAGGTCAAAGTCTTAATTACCTTGGTTCAAGCTTAACTATTCTTTTGAAATAGCTTTACAATGCCCAATATCCACCAAACACTTTCAATATGTGCAAAAGGGGGATCAACGGTTTTAAAAcaagtcaattttataattaaaatttcaAACCTCGAAACAAAGTTCAAATTCGGGTTACCCGTAACTTCACGAGTCCAAATCCATATTTAAATTGCTAATTGGAGTCTATTTAGTActtcaaatcctaaatttaaTCTTTCTAGAGACAATTTTACTTTTAGCCGTTCGGCTGAAACTTTTGACAAACACTAGTCCAAAAATTTATTATGCAGTTTGAAgccaaaaattaattattatagCTAGCCAAAAACTTAAAGATCGGCACACCCTTTCCCTTTTTCAGCTTTTTTGCATGCAAGTGAGTACACTACTAAAATTTCAACGGAAGAATTTATTGAAAAGAGATTAAAAAAAATCGACAACAAGCATTATATATCAGAGTTCAGCTCTTTTCATGAAGAAAAAGATCGCCACTAGAAATTTTAACGACTTTTTCATTTACCTTTGGTTGATGAACTGGTTGGAGACTTTTGAATTTAATTCTGACAAGGTGTTCAGGaatttttttctcaatttgatAGTTTCAATAGTAAGATTAATATTACATGCACTTaatagaattttatttttattcaagATATGGTTATACAGGAAAAAAAATTCGCTATACATATCGGGTCGTTTTACTATACATTACTCCATTGATAATGAAAATTTTTTAGTTGCCAAAAAAGAATAATCAATTTTCAGTTTTTGCTTGTTTTGCATCTTTCCTTTTAAGAATTGTggagtatatttttttttttttgagaaactggaatttttatttatataatacTATGTAAGTTCAAACATAACATCCGTAGAGTATACTCCATTTGTTACAATTCCTAGActaacaaataataaataattaaaaatcatAGTAAGATGCATCTCATCAATTACAAACGTGTAGTCATTCAATATACAAAAATGACTGTCACTATATACAAGATATACAAATAGACTGCcactatacaaaaaaatatacaaaatagactatcaTTATACATTTTATATACTAAATACACTATCATTATACAAAGTagatgtcactatacaaaatatatacaaaatagatgtcacaatacaaaatatatacaagaaAGACTATCACTACATAAAAAATGGTAGGGTACAACCTTACAAGGGAGAAAGGTAGTGGAAGGTACATAGAAAATAGGTTGTCACTATTcgtaaaatatacaaaatagactcttattgtacaatttatatacaatagactgtcattatacaaaaaatatacaaagacTGTCACTATATAGAAAATAtacaaatagactgtcactatacaaaaaatatataaaataaactgtcactatacaaaaaatatacaaaatagatgtaactatacaaaatatatacaaaatagatgaaactatacaaaatatatacaaaaaagactgtcactatacaaaaatacATGATACATTCTAAATACACAGTGTGCACACATTACACATACAaaattgtatataatttatatacattATGTTTACATATTAAAAAATACACATTATATACAATTTTGATATATTGTTCAGACAGATTATACATTCACGATACAAAATATATTTGGGGTACACAAATATATACACTTTAGATACACAAGCACACTCGAGATAGGCTCAATATACACCAAGGATACACTGTCGTACTTAGGATATAATATTTATACAttgcaaaataaatatttatatattgtgCCAGGCAGGGGTTGAAGCTTAAGAAACATGTGCTTTATCCACTAAGCTACAGGTGCTTATGTTGTCATACTCATTCCTTTCGGCTACTATATGCAATACTTTTGGGCCGAAGGGTCATTTTTTGTAAGTAGGACAAAATAtgggctattaaaattttgaggggctATAGAGGGTAGTTTTCCCATCTTTTCTATGGCTTAgacttagggtgtgtttggtacgaaggaaaatgttttccatggAAAATGAGTAGTTTTATGatttatttttccttgtttggttCGTGAGTGGAAAATTTTTTCCGGAAGATATTTTCTAGTATTTGAttagagagtagaaaatattttttttggtgcTTTCCTCACTCACTCCCTTCCCCAAGTCCCCATGAATCACGTGCTCTTCTCCCCCCTTCCAAATACCTAACGTttccaaaattctatttttgTTCAAGAATTTGGttattcttcaaaaattcataCAAATCCAAACGAACTAATGTGTTTCATTACTTTTTTACCAAAAATAATATTGAAATTTATGCTCcataactaaaaaaaaatctctttTTTGGTTCAAAACTTTCTATAACATGAAACTAAAGTACTTATTTTGTTGAAAAGAGAGAAATTATTTTTTCTAagtcatgaaaagaaaatactttttctacatcatgaaaaaaaaaattgttgaaatgaaagaaaatactttttgctacattattttattgaaatgaaagaaactacttttttatatcatgaaaagaaaaatactcatttgttgaaatgaaaaaaaagtacTCTATCTATaccataaaaagaaaataaaattaataatatttctatttagggTGGGAGGTGGGCAAGATTGGGGtggggtaggggtaggggtggGTTGGGTTGGGTTGGTGGGGATGAGAAATAGGTGGGTAAGGTTaaaaaagagttttgaaaaatatttttccttctcttgatagaaaaaaaacattttccttcAATTAGAGGAAAATAAGTTCAtgaggaaaaatattttccaaaacatttaagccaaccaaaaagggaaaaattaaaaaatatttttcgaaaaatgttttccttcataccaaacacatccTTAAAGTACCAAATTTACACCACTAATTTTCATATTTTAATGGCTAATTTTCAAGtaaaatcatcatcatataaACTCAAAATAATGATTAAAACACTTACTCCAATTTAAATGGTGAAAACTCAATTCAAATCTCCAGTTCTGTAACTTAAGAAGtccaaaagtaagaaaaaaaaaTGTGAATGTTCACGAGATGGTTCAACATAGATAGGCTCGCGATCGCGGACCATCCCTTGCATTTGCAGAGAGTGGGCTGAGCAAGTTTTTGCTATTGCGAAGTTCATGTCGCAATCGTGGACCTTGGGCCAGTCAGGCCACCTTGCTATTGGGCCAACCACTTCGCGAAGGGTAAGCGAAATCCTTCCCACTATCGCGAAGTATGCCCGGCTCCACTTTCTGCGATTGCAGCCTAGTGCTCGCAATCGCGAGGCACCAGGTACCAGAAAATTATTATGCAAATTTTAAGTTCCAATAATTAATCTACCCAAGCTCCTCGAGTCTCAACTTAACAATTCCATTAAGTCCTAAATGAAAACATTGAATTGTAAACCAGAGACGGATTTAGGATTTATATAATATAGATGCACCATTATTATAAAAAATCACGAGGGATTTGATCCTGCTCCTCTAGACAAATAACTCAACATTCAATCAAGTGCATCATTTAACCTCTTTGGAGTATGGGGACCAACAGATAATATTAGACCAATTctaaaaaatatgtatataaaataCCTAATTTGGCGGAGAGACCATAGGTTCACGTGCCACATATGTTTGCCTACCCTGCTTGTAAAAAGGTTCAAAACATAAATTTGGGGCACAAATACTCAGATGGAGAGATTGAGTTGTTATAGTTATGCTAACTAAtcccaaaagaaagaagacaatGACTTAGATAACCAGAGGCAAAGCCAGAATTATAATAATtaagacagtttttttttttaacttttattttataagTTAAACATATAATTTACTAACTCTTgcaaattcaaaatctgtgttcttacaaccattgcttcgataagctatggagttaaatttgtgttctcacaaccattgctttcactctctcttcttctcacttCTTTTATATATACTTTAAAGGGCCGTTCGCCATTACTGCTTCTCCCCCTATATCATCTGGTTGCAatgtaaaaaaattaaagagtagAAGTTCACCATTGACGGCCATTCAAAGCTTTGGTTTCGAAAATAAGactttttgagtttgttagttatttggattgggtattgttccaattgattgaaaatatcaaaagaagtttaaaatttaaatttgaagtgatttggagtagatttgagcaagatttgagttaaatttcagaaaagacgcaaggaagaaaacgaagtcagttttttgtataattatgtataatcttgtataatagtgtatatgagtgtataaacacatcttatacattattatatacttttatacacctttatacaagcgtctgtagacgaacttcttccgcgattttcagttgcaattcttgttcaaaactagTCCAAATCTCAATTAAataacttcaaattttatatacaacctccttatactatttctaacaagtctaaataacacccactccaaatttctcacaaaatcaaattcgaaatttaaacccacatatttaagcttgttaaaaatctaattttcaccacccaaatgaatttggtttgttgaactaatatttgagtcacagttactgattcgaaaattaacttaaaagcttgagcaatcttttttaaaaattaaatagtaattttgagaactTATTGGAGTTGGATGTAGAATCTTAGCCCATTATTTTAGGGTTaattggttgtaaattgaaatatgagctataaaattgaaaagcgGGGAGCTCAGTTGTTCCTATGTGAAATTTTCCCATATATAAATAAGGACTAATTGAATATTTTGGATAGTGATTTTGTTGATGAAGAGTTTCCTTCGTGGTTAATGTAATTTTCAGTGAATTTATTATGATCTATTATATGGGTAAGTAATTATTTACATCCAAATAAAAGGGTACATCATTGCACAAAATGATATTGCAGTGCTTTTGAACCGTTCAATTTGATTAAATAACCGATGCAATAGATCCGCCAGTGGAAAAAGtgagagaaattcaaaaatagccagatttacagcTGGTCGTTCAagaatagcccagtttcaaaagtaatcgaattttagccacttttcatgtaaagataagtctgagcgaaaacactgttcaaaactcggaaaatacgccagtatattatactggagttccagtataaatatgcttgaactccagcatattatactggagttccaagataagtatgctggaactccagcataatatgatggagttccagcataagtacactagaactccagcataatatactggagttccagcaagtataattgtctagtataatatactggagtttggagcaccggtgctctagtctccagtatattatactggagtcagcaaagtataccggtccagcataatatgctggagttcatacacaggtgcaccgaactccagtatattatgttggatcagtctctattgcagcaaaatagtggctatttttcattgacttcgtaaacggtgactatttttgaatgaccaatccgaaaactggctataccgtgctatttttacatagCTGTTGCAACGGTTTTGGCACTGTTGTCATATGGCTATATTCTAGTAGATTTCGACGAAGGATTCCTGTTAATATGTCATCACAAGCATTTTAAATTGGTGTAAATCTAGTGGTAAATAATTTTGACCATTCTTTATAGTTTTATAAAAGCATGCTTGAAATCAATGTTTGAATTGACTCGCACAACTAAAATTAcatgaaattttaattttttacttttaaaatttacTTAAAGAACTATATCTATTCTTTTCTTAGCTATAAATAGGTCTCTTTTTACTAGTCATTTGCATCAAGTTAgtcgaatttttttttcttctttctcctcaCTCTTCTAGTATATTCCTCTTTCTTAAACAGCTGCTACATCCGTCTCATTTTATGTGGtactctttcctttttagtcagtcTTAAAAAAAAACACCTTTCCTTATTTAGAAATAATCTGTCTTTAGATTTCTACTTCAGCGTTAATGAATTGATTACAGCCACACAAATATCTATATATGGTTTGTATTAGACAAGTAGtttaaaagtcttttttttttttttaaacttcatGTCGAGTCAAATATTACCATATAATAAATTGGGACATAGAGAGTATCttctttcgtaaatgtcataTCGAGTCAAACACTATCATATAAACTGAGACGGAGAGAATACTACACAGGAAATGAGTAATTTCCTTCAAAGGACAAACCATATAGTAGCCATGGTTGTTGTTGCCTTGCTATTGGGAGGCAATATTTTGTTGTCGAAAGTGGCGATAGAAGATGGAATGTCTGTCAGAATAATGGTCGCATATCGCTGGATTTTCTCTGCAGCTTTTCTTGGCCCTATCGCCCTTGTGGTTGAGTGGTAATTACTCGCTActaaaaaaccctaatttccgatGGAATACGAAAATTGATTCGTCGGTAATGTTTTCGATTGATTTTTCATCGAAAATTTCTTACCGACGAATCAATTTCTGAAGTGACGGAATGCGCGCGCGTTCTTCATTAATATATACATTATATTCCGTGTTTATTTTTTTCAGTTTAACTAATAGAGATTTTGTGTTAATGATATATACAATGTATACgactatcttttttttctttttgaactcTGCCGTTGTGAGGTTGCTCACATTGTCGGTCCCAAGCACAAATAAAGAAGGAAGGTTGCGGAAGGCTGACAGCCATAAATTTGCTAATTCATGATAAATCCTCACGATgcatatatcttttttttttctatttgtgACAAAATTCATAATTATTTCAATAATTTTCTATGAATATCTTGTCTAACTAGTTTTTGGTTTCTAAAATAGGAGAAGAAGACCGAACATAACCTGGGCTTTCTTGCTACAAGCATTTATCTCAGGTTTACTAGGGTAAGTAATTTCTCTCTTAATTTTGAGTTTCAACTGAAATTACTGTATAAGTATTTTTGTATGACATAGTTTGACTCAGTATATAAAGACCGTGTACAATAGATTTTTATGTTTCGGCTCTTCCTTGAACTTCGCACATAGCGAGAGCTTAGTGTACCAGGTTATCCTTTATAGTTTCATTCAGCGTAAAATTTAGGATAGAAATAATCTTTTTTTAAGCTTGTGGTCTTAATTAAACATGTCGTAACATTTGTCTGATTATAAGATTTTTGATACTTGTGATCTTAAGCATGTCATAATATTTGTATCGCTGCAGAAACACTCATTAAGCATAAAATAAAAATCTTAAAGTTTGTTATTTGCAAATGTAGTAAAATGTTATTCTTTTTTAAGCGGATCAATGAGAAATAATGTCATACAAATTGGAACGGAGTGAAAACCtaataaaaataaattctaaaaacTCAAGGAGCAGTAATCTCATAATTAGTTCAACTGAACCCGCTTCGTCAAAAACTAATATTGTGTATATGTATTAATTATGGCTAAAGTAAGGTAAATTTTGTatagaaattatttttgaacCCGCTAATACGGCTTCTACCGCTTAAGTTAGTTATGGACTTCTCCGACTGAACCCGCTTGCACAAAATCCTAGGTCCGCCACTGGTTACATGTTATAGCAGATAACCTGTCTTATTTGCATGATTATAAATTCGCTTTTTATGAGAATTTACATGTAGATATTCTTTGAATAATTCTTTTTTACACAAATTCTTATATAACAGGGGATCAATCTTCTGTAATCTGTTTTATGCAAGTATTGAATTGACATCTCCTGTATTTGTATCGGCAATTGATAATCTTGTACCAGCCATGACAATTTTTATCGCCATACTCTTCAGGTATGATCAATACGAAATATTATCCATATAAAAAAACGAGGCATTTtgcgcaaaaaaaaaaaaaaaaaaaaaacgtgaATTTCGTATATTTTTTGTGACACATCATTTTCTTGTAACTTTAATATTTTTCGCTAATAATAAAGTTGACAACATTATGAAGGTTATGATGCTGAGTGTAATTTTAAACTCAAGAATGCTGTGAAATGTTATCATAAAATAATGAAATATTAGAGGAAATATAACCTTATGTATCACTGTTATTACATAATAAGTGATTATGTTATCTTTAATCTCAAAGAAACTCTTGATACCAGAAGCAACGCGACAGAAAAAAAAAAGTCTAATTAAATAAACTTATTTATTTTAAGACAcgtttataaaaattatatagtCAAATTCATTCGTAATATTGTCCGTTTTTAGACTAGATATGTGCGAGTTTGAAGTATGTCGTTGGAGTTATGACTTAGTTTCTCGTATATACCTGACATCTCTTCCGTATTTTAGTAACGTGCAATTTTTCTGAAGTGTTATACATATAGCAACCTTAAATATTTTAGTCCATTTGCATATTATATTCATGTTATGTATCCATCAACCTGACTTCTTCAAAATACTGTTACAAATACATCTCTATTTTTTTCTAGCCGCAAGACCATTAAATGATCAAATTACTATTTTAATACGAAGTTTATCATCAATAGCTTAAAAAATTAAATTCAAGCTATGgtgattaggattttattttgtGATCAAGATGTAtccattaaaaaaaaatcaagttgGTAATTGAAAATTATATTTCTTGAAGTTGCTAATGCCCCTTTAGTATTGATTAATCCGTCAATTAATTGTCTAGTTTCTTTGAACAAAATGAAtgatttttttaataaattaaatatgaAGATAATACATGACAGTCATTGATCAATACTGCAAAAGAAAAATATTCAGTCAAATGAAATGGGCAGGTGATGAACCCTGTTTTCTTTTTGACCGAGAAAGTGAAAAATCTTTCAACTTTGTTTGAGAAGAGAGTCACAGTCAAAACAtggattatatatataaattatacatacacgattatacatatattatatatggattataccagaggcggacccaggattttaACGCGGCGGGAGCATCGGTATTCTGTTCAACCAGTGCCCCCTAAAGGCTTTTAGTGTTCAGGGTGCCAAGGGATTTATATTAACCATTTTCAAGGTatacacatatacatatacaaaATCGCTGCCAAAGTTTACGGGGTCATGTGACCCCTCAAGTTTATACCTATGTCCGCCTCTGGATTATACATGTGGCGAGCCTATAAGCTTCTTATTTAGTGAAAAGCTTTCATTTATGTGAGCAGAACTATCTATTTGAATTATTAAGAAAGCGGTCATCTATTCTTGCTTTGAGGAGTAGattgaaaggcttatgacttCTCTTGCTAATGCTCCCGACTCGCATATGTTATGTAGGAGGCTACTGATAATTTGTGTCATATCGTGTACGATTAGCCCGCCTTGCGGCAACGaatggattatatatatatatgcttgcTAGTTTTAGTTTATGCAGTAGGGTAAACGACTATTTTGGTTCATTCTCTAATAATTTATAAACATATAACCGCCTCTCCCCCCCCACCCCTTCCCCCCCCCCAAccccctccccccaccccccAAAAAACGTCCACTTGCATATTTTACTCATGTGTTATGTATACATCAACCTGACTTCTTCAAACTGATTTTCATAGATCTGAGAAATTGTCATTGCATAAAGTAAGTGGCAAAGCAAAGTCCGTTGGGACAATTATATGTGTCACAGGAGCCATGGTAATGACATTTTACAAAGGTCGACATCTTCCAATATGGTCTTTTAAAATACATTTTTTGCATCATACAACTACAACTGGATCACATGAAAAGTTACAATCTCGCAACAACTTCTCCTTGGGTATAATACTTGCATTGATATCGAGCTTCTGTTATGCACTCTGGACAGTATTACTggtaaaaaaaaatcgaaatttatttttcatcttttgtCTTTAGACAAGAGggattgatagtactaatatattgtctcttgttgctctcttgagccgatggtctcctggaaatagcctctctgcccctcggggtaggggtaaggtctgcgtacatattaccctccccagaccccacttgtgggattatactgggatgttgttgtctTTAGACAAGAgtgggttgctctgatggtaagcaacctccacttccaatcaagaggttgtgagttcgagtctccccaagagcaaggtgggaagtttttggagggaaggatgtcgggggtctatttggaaacagcctctctaccccagggtaggggtaaagtctgcgtacacactaccctccccagaccccactaagtgggattatactgggttgttgttgtcttCAGTATAATTAATTACAGAATTCAACTTACTTCTTATGCCTATACAACCAAATTTAGTCGAGAATTAAGTtcgtcttttatttttttataggaAAAGGTAGCTAATGATTATCCATGACATTACTCAAGTGCTGCTTGGATGAGCCTTATGGGAGCAATTCAGTCGATTATATTTGCATTATGTTTTGATCATGAAAGTAACCAATGGAAGCTTGATCGGTCTATAAGGCTTTTCGTCGTTCTTTATATGGTAAGAAAATAAAGTTTAAGCTATATATATTGTTAGTATAAAATATTTTTGCATAATTAGGTTAGTATCGAGTAATCGAtcttattttcaagattataaatTTCATATTCTAAGGAGGCTTACTTGTAGATATTTTCGGATGATTGATTGAGTAAAATATTTCTTACAATGATGAAAACTATTCTATGTGTAAGCTTCATAATAGAGCTCTGATACCGCCCTAATAAAAGCAAAAATCTCAAGAAAACGTATTTAGAGGAGCTTGGGGATTTTATTAGTTAGGTAAAATCTTATATATGCCATTATCATATTGATTTTTGAAGGACACGGTAAAACTTTACtactttcttttaattttaaatatttttgataCAGTATTGAATGATCTTCTCCAAGAAATATTAAGTCCTCGCTATAAATAtacattaatttttttaaaaaaattcacctCTAAAGTTGTGTCCAATTAGGAAGCACGTA
This genomic stretch from Nicotiana sylvestris chromosome 9, ASM39365v2, whole genome shotgun sequence harbors:
- the LOC104234816 gene encoding WAT1-related protein At1g09380-like, with amino-acid sequence MVVVALLLGGNILLSKVAIEDGMSVRIMVAYRWIFSAAFLGPIALVVEWGSIFCNLFYASIELTSPVFVSAIDNLVPAMTIFIAILFRSEKLSLHKVSGKAKSVGTIICVTGAMGVLGSGIVVILMTWCSQQRGPLFVSIFNPMTLIFVALASAMLLDEALYVGSVIGGGLIIAGLYLVLWGKEKERKALNQSNNEEATHDVEEI